One window of Robiginitalea biformata HTCC2501 genomic DNA carries:
- a CDS encoding efflux RND transporter permease subunit yields MLNKILTLSLHNRLVVLLGAALLSAAGIYLARTMNVDVFPDLTAPTVTILTEAHGMESEEVEKLVTYQLETAMNGSPNVRRIRSSSASGISIVWVEFEWGTDIYRARQIVSERIPVVQESLPEGVGTPTMAPISSIMGEIMLLGVRSDSLSPMELRTLSDWVIRPRIKSIGGIANVIVIGGDYKQYQVLANPEKLKYYNVGLQELLQKVAESNRNAPGGILNQHGNQYLIKGSGRAHSPDQIREATLKQVNGQTVKVGDVATVQIGAADKIGDGSLNASPAVILTLSKQPEVNTLELTDRLDAAISDLQRTLPGVEIKNHIFRQANFIDASIDNLNRTLLEGAFFVVLVLFIFLMNWRTTVISLVAIPISLLVSIIVLKLLGYTINTMSLGGMAIAIGALVDDAIIDVENVFKRLRENIRRPKGERLPVLTVVKDASIEIRSSIIIATLIIIVSFIPLFFLSGMEGRLLRPLGIAFITSVLTSLLVAVTVTPVLCSYLLRREDVLTKQAGGTRVERWLQEHYTRLLDRVLKVPKMAIGITAGIFLLSLALITQLGRSFLPEFNEGSLVISAVGVPGMSLEESNKNGELIERLLLEMPEVEVVTRRTGRAELDEHAQGVNAAEIDVPFTLDGKTKEAFFEEVRTKLSVVPGVNITLGQPIAHRIDHMLSGTRANIAIKIFGDDLQRLFELGKEIESAIGSVDGIADVAVDQQIEVPQLRITPRRQLLAAYGMTVGDLMEQVDVAFAGEKAGEIYEGQRYFDLVVRFEKRWRNQIQAIESALISLPGGGQAPLDQLAEIRSVSSPNTISREEVQRKIVVAANVQGRDLRGVVNDIEKIIEGSIDLPEGYRIDYGGQFESEAKASRLLLITAILAILVIFLLLYFEFRDVKLSFIVLINLPLALIGGILIVYFTSGIISIAATIGFISLFGIATRNGILLVSRYEDLRKVGMDGTKLLKTGALDRLNPILMTAFTTGLALIPLALKGGEPGNEIQSPMAVVILGGLLSATVLNLVIIPCVYKLVNAK; encoded by the coding sequence ATGCTGAACAAAATACTGACCCTTTCCCTGCACAACCGCCTGGTGGTTTTATTGGGGGCTGCCCTGCTGAGTGCAGCGGGCATCTACCTGGCCCGTACCATGAATGTGGATGTATTCCCGGATCTGACTGCCCCAACCGTTACGATCCTGACCGAAGCCCACGGCATGGAGTCCGAAGAAGTTGAAAAACTGGTTACCTACCAGCTGGAAACGGCTATGAACGGATCTCCCAACGTGCGGAGGATCCGTTCCTCCTCTGCTAGCGGCATTTCCATTGTGTGGGTAGAATTCGAGTGGGGCACCGATATTTACCGGGCCCGCCAGATAGTGAGCGAGCGCATCCCCGTGGTACAGGAAAGCCTGCCTGAGGGGGTGGGTACCCCAACCATGGCGCCGATCTCCTCCATCATGGGGGAGATCATGTTGCTGGGCGTGCGGTCCGACAGTTTATCCCCCATGGAGTTGCGCACCCTTTCGGACTGGGTCATCCGGCCCAGGATCAAATCCATCGGAGGCATTGCCAATGTGATCGTAATCGGTGGCGATTACAAGCAATACCAAGTGTTGGCGAACCCTGAAAAATTGAAGTACTACAACGTAGGTCTGCAGGAATTGCTTCAGAAAGTGGCCGAGAGCAACAGGAACGCGCCGGGAGGCATCCTCAATCAGCATGGGAACCAGTACCTTATTAAGGGAAGCGGCAGAGCGCATTCGCCCGACCAAATTCGGGAGGCCACCCTGAAGCAGGTAAATGGGCAGACAGTGAAAGTGGGAGATGTGGCCACCGTACAAATTGGGGCCGCCGATAAAATCGGGGATGGTTCCCTGAATGCATCCCCGGCCGTGATCCTTACCCTTTCCAAACAGCCGGAAGTAAATACCCTGGAACTCACCGACCGGCTCGACGCTGCTATTTCGGACCTGCAGCGGACCTTGCCTGGGGTGGAAATTAAAAACCATATTTTCCGGCAGGCCAATTTTATCGATGCCTCAATTGACAACCTTAACCGAACCTTGCTGGAAGGGGCATTTTTTGTCGTCCTGGTCCTGTTTATCTTTTTAATGAATTGGCGCACAACGGTCATTTCCCTGGTAGCCATACCGATATCGTTGCTGGTTTCCATTATCGTTCTCAAGCTGCTGGGATATACGATCAATACCATGAGTCTCGGTGGGATGGCCATCGCCATCGGAGCCCTGGTCGACGATGCGATTATCGATGTGGAGAACGTATTTAAGAGGCTCCGGGAAAATATCCGTAGGCCAAAAGGGGAACGACTCCCTGTTTTAACGGTGGTTAAAGATGCTTCCATTGAAATCCGAAGCTCCATTATCATTGCCACTTTAATCATCATTGTTTCCTTTATTCCGTTGTTTTTCCTGAGCGGGATGGAGGGCAGGCTGCTCAGGCCACTGGGGATCGCTTTTATCACTTCAGTGCTTACCTCCCTGTTGGTGGCAGTGACGGTTACCCCCGTATTGTGTTCCTATTTACTCCGAAGGGAAGACGTGCTCACAAAACAGGCCGGGGGAACCCGGGTGGAGCGCTGGTTGCAGGAGCATTATACCCGATTGCTGGACCGGGTCCTGAAAGTTCCCAAAATGGCTATTGGCATAACCGCCGGGATATTCCTGCTTAGCCTGGCCCTAATTACCCAGCTGGGCCGGAGCTTCCTGCCGGAATTTAACGAAGGGTCCCTGGTGATCAGCGCTGTGGGAGTTCCGGGCATGTCCCTGGAAGAGAGCAATAAAAACGGGGAACTGATCGAACGCCTGCTGCTGGAGATGCCGGAGGTAGAGGTGGTAACCCGCCGGACGGGGCGGGCGGAATTGGACGAGCACGCCCAGGGAGTGAACGCCGCGGAGATTGACGTGCCTTTTACCCTGGACGGCAAGACCAAAGAAGCATTTTTTGAGGAAGTCAGAACCAAACTGAGTGTTGTTCCGGGGGTGAATATTACCCTCGGACAACCTATTGCCCACCGCATTGACCATATGCTTTCCGGGACCCGGGCCAATATTGCCATCAAAATTTTCGGGGATGACCTGCAGCGGTTATTTGAACTGGGCAAGGAGATTGAATCGGCCATCGGGTCGGTGGATGGTATTGCAGATGTGGCCGTGGACCAGCAGATTGAAGTGCCCCAGCTTCGCATTACCCCTCGCAGGCAGCTACTGGCAGCTTACGGCATGACAGTAGGAGATCTTATGGAGCAGGTAGATGTGGCTTTCGCAGGCGAAAAGGCAGGGGAGATTTACGAAGGACAGCGGTACTTTGACCTGGTCGTCCGCTTCGAGAAAAGATGGCGGAACCAAATTCAGGCCATTGAATCTGCCCTGATCAGCCTTCCGGGTGGCGGGCAGGCACCCCTTGATCAATTGGCTGAGATTCGTTCCGTTAGCAGCCCCAATACCATTAGCCGCGAGGAAGTACAGCGAAAAATAGTGGTGGCTGCCAACGTGCAGGGACGTGACCTTCGGGGGGTGGTCAATGATATAGAAAAGATCATAGAAGGATCCATTGATCTTCCGGAAGGGTATCGCATTGATTATGGCGGACAGTTTGAAAGCGAGGCCAAAGCTTCCCGCTTACTGTTGATAACTGCCATCCTGGCCATCCTGGTCATCTTCCTCCTGCTTTATTTTGAGTTTAGGGATGTGAAACTGTCTTTCATTGTCCTGATCAACCTGCCATTGGCACTTATAGGAGGCATCCTGATCGTTTACTTCACTTCAGGGATCATAAGTATCGCGGCCACCATCGGATTTATCAGCCTCTTTGGAATTGCCACGCGTAACGGTATTTTGCTGGTATCGCGCTATGAAGATTTAAGGAAGGTGGGGATGGATGGAACAAAACTCCTGAAGACGGGTGCTCTGGACCGGTTAAATCCCATCCTGATGACTGCCTTTACCACGGGCCTGGCCCTGATCCCGCTAGCCCTTAAGGGAGGGGAGCCGGGCAATGAAATCCAGAGCCCGATGGCAGTTGTAATCCTGGGTGGGCTCCTGTCTGCTACGGTGCTGAATTTGGTGATTATTCCCTGCGTATATAAACTGGTGAATGCAAAATGA
- a CDS encoding efflux RND transporter periplasmic adaptor subunit, which yields MRYLVILLILLSAGCRSSEDQGHSHDEAGEHSHEGEGTPAMAFTVWTEKTELFVEFPALVVGQTSRFAAHFTVLQGHRPVREGSVTVSLIRGNKGIRHTVDGPNSPGIFTPALQPGEAGSFQLVFDINTPDYSDRITLEDIPVFASLAEAAGSLPKPEEGNDISFLKEQAWKMDFQTRPATEKEIYETLPTSGTWQVAPSDYRTLVAPANGRVNFSRSSLTEGSPVSKGQVLMTLSSSGFARENLETEIQKARAELNRMESEYERKKALLNSRIVPRAEFEAVEQNYLVAKANYETLSQGYTGNGIQVAAPFDGYIKSIASVNGDYVAQGATLLTITSHKSSMLQVQVSPRYARELQSIRNIWYQPAPGTWSSLLAKGGKILSVGKEVEADQPLIRIYAEVNEGVEMPEGSFTEVQVAFGNPGLSTVVPAQALLEDYGEYSVIVQRSGEAFERRYVQIGKRNGNEVEITQGLAPGEVVVTKGAYQVKMASMSGQAPAHGHAH from the coding sequence ATGCGTTATCTAGTCATATTGTTGATCCTGCTTTCCGCGGGGTGCCGGTCTTCGGAAGACCAGGGCCACAGCCATGATGAGGCTGGGGAGCATTCACATGAAGGGGAAGGAACCCCGGCCATGGCATTTACCGTCTGGACAGAAAAAACGGAATTGTTTGTGGAGTTCCCGGCCCTGGTGGTTGGGCAAACCAGCCGTTTTGCCGCGCATTTTACGGTTTTGCAGGGACACAGGCCCGTGCGGGAGGGAAGTGTTACCGTGAGCCTTATCAGGGGGAATAAAGGCATCCGCCATACGGTGGATGGCCCCAATTCTCCAGGGATTTTTACTCCGGCTCTTCAACCCGGGGAAGCCGGCAGCTTTCAACTGGTATTTGATATCAATACACCAGACTATTCAGACCGGATCACCCTCGAAGATATCCCGGTTTTCGCAAGTTTGGCTGAAGCCGCGGGTAGCCTTCCCAAGCCGGAAGAAGGGAATGATATTTCCTTTCTGAAGGAACAGGCCTGGAAGATGGATTTTCAGACCCGCCCGGCAACTGAAAAAGAAATTTATGAGACCCTGCCGACATCCGGTACCTGGCAGGTGGCCCCATCCGATTACCGAACCCTGGTGGCCCCGGCAAATGGTCGCGTAAATTTCAGTCGGTCTTCCCTCACTGAGGGCAGTCCGGTCAGCAAAGGACAGGTCTTGATGACCCTGAGCAGTTCAGGATTTGCCAGGGAAAACCTGGAAACAGAGATTCAAAAGGCCCGGGCGGAGTTAAATCGCATGGAGTCGGAATATGAGCGCAAGAAAGCTTTGCTGAACTCCCGCATCGTTCCCAGGGCCGAGTTTGAAGCGGTGGAACAAAACTACCTCGTTGCAAAGGCGAACTATGAAACCCTGAGTCAGGGATACACTGGAAACGGCATCCAGGTAGCAGCTCCCTTTGACGGATATATAAAATCCATCGCATCAGTCAATGGGGACTACGTAGCCCAGGGTGCCACTTTGCTCACGATTACGAGCCATAAGAGCAGCATGCTGCAGGTTCAGGTAAGCCCGAGGTATGCCCGGGAGCTCCAATCCATCCGGAACATATGGTACCAGCCCGCACCCGGCACGTGGTCCAGCCTACTCGCCAAAGGGGGCAAGATCCTGTCTGTTGGCAAGGAGGTTGAGGCAGACCAGCCCCTGATCCGCATATATGCCGAGGTCAATGAGGGCGTGGAAATGCCGGAGGGAAGTTTTACGGAAGTACAGGTGGCCTTTGGCAACCCCGGACTGTCTACTGTAGTACCTGCCCAAGCCTTGCTGGAAGATTACGGGGAGTATTCCGTAATCGTACAGCGCTCCGGGGAAGCCTTTGAAAGGCGGTACGTACAAATAGGAAAGCGCAACGGGAATGAGGTGGAAATCACCCAGGGCCTGGCACCTGGGGAGGTGGTGGTAACCAAAGGGGCCTATCAGGTGAAAATGGCTTCCATGTCGGGGCAGGCCCCCGCCCATGGCCATGCTCATTAA
- a CDS encoding TolC family protein: protein MQKHFVFAICGCLFLSGVFAQTPEIDGILQQIEQNNRELQAISSYLEGRKLELKSGNNLPDPQFGFFYLPNGDNSTGDYTEFQVSQTIEFPTVYGARGTLIEEQETQLELEYLSRRQEILLRAKGHGLELIYLNKRIATEQERLEQARTVMDQVEELYRREQNGILELNKAKVAWLQDQFKVQQLENERRNVRLLLQNLNGGTPLKIEGSEFSGTLDIADLDVLWQDRLVHDADLVLIRQEEVIAAQALAVSRNKSLPNLTAGYNQQGVPGAIYSGLYAGISLPLWSNRNKVKSARSHLEFQEVNSTRKTQEARTRFEKQVNEYQMMLSRYREYQTTLSGMDSESLLMEAYQLGEISFMDYYRELQFYRDAYDSMIKMEYELFRQQAELLKHKL from the coding sequence ATGCAAAAGCATTTTGTATTCGCGATCTGCGGATGCCTGTTCCTTTCCGGAGTCTTTGCACAAACCCCGGAAATCGACGGAATTTTACAGCAGATTGAGCAGAACAACCGGGAACTACAGGCAATATCCTCATATCTGGAGGGCAGAAAACTGGAATTAAAATCAGGAAATAACTTGCCTGATCCGCAATTCGGCTTCTTTTACCTTCCCAATGGAGATAACTCCACGGGCGATTACACGGAATTCCAGGTAAGCCAAACCATCGAGTTTCCAACTGTCTACGGCGCCAGGGGTACCCTGATCGAAGAACAGGAAACCCAATTGGAGCTCGAGTATCTATCGAGACGACAGGAAATACTGTTACGGGCCAAAGGGCACGGCCTGGAATTGATCTATCTCAACAAGCGCATCGCAACCGAACAAGAACGCCTGGAGCAGGCCCGTACTGTGATGGATCAGGTTGAAGAACTTTACAGGCGCGAACAGAATGGGATACTGGAGCTCAACAAAGCCAAAGTGGCCTGGCTACAGGATCAGTTTAAGGTACAGCAGCTTGAAAACGAAAGGCGGAATGTCCGACTTCTCCTCCAAAACCTCAACGGCGGTACCCCCCTGAAAATAGAAGGTTCAGAATTTAGCGGAACCCTTGACATAGCAGACCTGGACGTACTTTGGCAGGACAGGCTGGTGCATGATGCCGATCTGGTCCTGATCCGGCAGGAGGAAGTTATTGCTGCGCAAGCCCTGGCAGTATCCCGAAATAAATCCCTGCCCAACCTGACTGCCGGGTACAATCAGCAGGGGGTGCCGGGAGCGATCTATTCCGGACTGTATGCAGGGATAAGCCTGCCGTTATGGAGCAACCGTAACAAGGTAAAATCCGCCAGGTCTCACCTGGAATTTCAGGAGGTGAATTCCACCAGAAAAACCCAGGAGGCGCGCACCCGGTTCGAAAAGCAGGTCAACGAATATCAGATGATGCTGTCGCGGTATCGTGAATATCAAACGACCCTTTCGGGTATGGACAGCGAATCCCTGCTAATGGAGGCCTATCAGCTAGGCGAAATTTCCTTTATGGATTATTACAGAGAATTACAGTTTTACCGGGATGCATACGATTCCATGATTAAGATGGAATATGAATTGTTCCGACAGCAAGCAGAATTATTAAAACACAAGTTATAA
- a CDS encoding sensor histidine kinase, whose protein sequence is MSRKPVKQATLLRVSLLLAILASIPRNLFLYSLISSGRMDSSGMWIVDILFRITFMALFGWSILHLNANLAYTRINWPPYLRFGALILLDIGMLIAAILLWEYLHGFLDESALTQEDFQFLHFRYAILLLVLFFIARILRLQTDQQESLIENERLKQQNLQNELAAFKNQVDPHFLFNSLNSLSSLVRDNEQASQFVRKLSHMYRYILQSGDTDLVSVADELKFLESYTFLIRTRYRDRFEIDIRIDPELMEECIPPLALQILVENAVKHNEISEKNPLKVEIFNEGKTLVVSNKVRERSSLPDRTGYGLTNLQKRFSLIKKTKVAIRRTDDAFRVELPLKAAS, encoded by the coding sequence ATGTCCAGAAAACCGGTCAAGCAAGCCACCCTGCTGCGGGTTTCCCTCCTGCTGGCGATCCTTGCATCCATCCCGCGCAATCTGTTCCTCTACAGCCTGATCAGCAGCGGACGGATGGACTCCTCGGGCATGTGGATCGTCGATATCCTTTTCCGCATCACCTTTATGGCCCTATTCGGCTGGTCCATCCTCCACCTGAATGCCAACCTGGCCTATACCCGGATCAACTGGCCGCCCTACCTCCGTTTTGGCGCCCTGATCCTCCTGGATATCGGCATGCTGATTGCCGCTATCCTCTTGTGGGAATACCTCCACGGGTTCCTGGACGAATCGGCCCTGACCCAGGAAGACTTCCAGTTCCTGCACTTCCGGTATGCCATCCTGCTGCTGGTCCTGTTTTTTATCGCCCGGATCCTGCGCCTGCAAACGGACCAACAGGAAAGCCTCATCGAAAACGAACGCCTTAAGCAGCAAAACCTGCAAAACGAACTCGCGGCCTTTAAGAACCAGGTAGACCCGCATTTCCTGTTCAACTCCCTGAATTCGCTTTCCTCCCTGGTCCGCGACAACGAACAGGCTTCCCAGTTTGTGCGGAAGCTCTCCCATATGTACCGGTATATCCTGCAGAGCGGGGATACCGACCTGGTATCGGTGGCCGACGAACTGAAATTCCTGGAGAGCTATACGTTTTTGATCCGTACCCGGTATCGCGACCGTTTTGAGATCGACATCCGCATCGACCCGGAATTAATGGAGGAATGCATTCCCCCCCTGGCCTTGCAGATCCTGGTTGAAAACGCGGTAAAGCACAATGAAATTTCCGAGAAAAACCCGCTGAAAGTGGAGATTTTCAACGAGGGGAAAACCCTGGTGGTCAGCAACAAGGTGCGGGAGAGGAGCTCCCTGCCGGACCGTACCGGCTATGGTCTCACCAATTTGCAAAAACGGTTCTCCCTTATCAAGAAAACAAAGGTTGCCATCCGGCGCACGGACGATGCCTTCCGGGTGGAACTCCCCTTAAAAGCTGCCTCGTGA